The proteins below are encoded in one region of Aquisphaera giovannonii:
- a CDS encoding tetratricopeptide repeat protein, whose protein sequence is MRQIGPAMRLVLVVASLAGMALVAARLGRRGERPEAIEGMRAIAEGRAGEAAAAASRWLAAEPRAAGGHVLRGRVDVAEDRLPEAADELRSAMAMGGEPGDLALLRALIAAKAGRHAEAIPSLERASSGAHRADRQVAEALARAYLETYDLNRAAIVLDRWARDFPDDPKPHLWRAEVHGRDGSETGVVEADFREALRREASLAPSTTAAAVAGSVAADLAKVDHHRPTGGDHAAAGSHGDHRTDHRGEIHGGHHRERETE, encoded by the coding sequence ATGCGACAGATCGGCCCCGCGATGAGGTTGGTCCTGGTCGTAGCGTCGCTGGCCGGGATGGCCCTCGTCGCCGCGCGGCTCGGCCGACGGGGCGAGCGGCCCGAGGCGATCGAGGGGATGAGGGCGATTGCCGAGGGGCGGGCTGGCGAGGCGGCCGCGGCCGCCTCGCGCTGGCTGGCCGCGGAGCCTCGCGCGGCCGGTGGGCATGTCCTCAGGGGGCGCGTCGACGTGGCCGAAGATCGGCTGCCGGAAGCCGCGGACGAGCTCCGGTCGGCGATGGCCATGGGAGGGGAGCCCGGTGACCTCGCCCTGCTCCGCGCGCTGATCGCCGCCAAGGCCGGCCGGCACGCGGAGGCCATCCCGTCGCTGGAGCGGGCGTCCTCCGGGGCGCATCGTGCGGATCGCCAGGTCGCCGAGGCCCTCGCGAGGGCCTACCTGGAGACCTACGACCTGAACCGGGCCGCGATCGTCCTGGACCGGTGGGCCCGCGACTTCCCCGACGACCCGAAGCCGCACCTCTGGCGGGCCGAGGTCCACGGCCGCGACGGCTCGGAGACGGGCGTCGTCGAGGCCGATTTCCGGGAGGCCCTCCGGCGAGAAGCGAGCCTGGCGCCAAGCACCACGGCCGCCGCCGTAGCGGGCTCGGTGGCCGCGGATCTCGCCAAGGTGGATCATCACAGGCCCACCGGCGGCGACCACGCAGCCGCCGGCAGCCACGGCGATCATCGGACCGATCACCGCGGCGAGATTCACGGCGGCCACCATCGCGAGCGCGAGACGGAATGA
- a CDS encoding vWA domain-containing protein: MSRKAAIAGPILLASLILPTAAAGARSQDEPSDARPQASSAGETEVIITGASQQAFPKIAVQFEVKKPDGSYLLDARREDFRVTEEGNEVKVLEFQAPQTRETVPTTVVLVVDHSGSMQNEDRIGGLKRAVASFLEKLPAGSRVAVVGFSSRVETLCPFTTDRAEVRNVVDELEPDGATRFYDAVLEALDMLGEEQGRRAILALTDGEDTASQMGNLAMTIAAAKRVGMPVYTLGLGSEREIASNDLKRLATSTRAQYYRARDADQLKAIYEEIATRLGASYSLVYESDRRLPDGTLRPVSIAHATSKKAAETAVFIPGMVVPAPGWSPLFLAILAVLAVMAVLPSWAARRVASR; encoded by the coding sequence ATGTCGAGGAAGGCCGCAATCGCGGGCCCGATCCTGCTCGCCTCGCTGATCCTGCCGACGGCGGCGGCGGGGGCGCGGTCGCAGGACGAGCCTTCGGACGCCCGGCCCCAGGCATCCTCCGCCGGCGAGACGGAGGTCATCATCACGGGGGCCAGCCAGCAGGCCTTCCCGAAGATCGCGGTCCAGTTCGAGGTGAAGAAGCCGGACGGCTCGTACCTCCTGGACGCCCGCCGCGAGGACTTCCGGGTCACGGAGGAGGGCAACGAGGTCAAGGTCCTGGAATTCCAGGCGCCGCAGACGCGGGAAACCGTGCCGACGACCGTGGTCCTGGTCGTCGACCACAGCGGGAGCATGCAGAACGAGGACCGCATCGGCGGACTCAAGCGGGCCGTCGCGTCGTTCCTCGAGAAGTTGCCGGCGGGGTCGCGGGTCGCCGTCGTCGGCTTCAGCTCCCGGGTGGAAACCCTCTGCCCGTTCACGACCGATCGCGCGGAGGTCCGCAACGTCGTGGACGAGCTCGAGCCCGACGGGGCCACGCGGTTCTACGACGCGGTCCTCGAGGCCCTGGACATGCTCGGCGAGGAGCAGGGCCGGCGGGCGATCCTCGCCCTCACCGACGGGGAGGACACGGCCAGCCAGATGGGCAACCTGGCGATGACCATCGCCGCTGCCAAGCGCGTGGGCATGCCGGTCTACACCCTGGGCCTCGGGTCGGAGCGGGAGATCGCCAGCAACGACCTGAAGCGGCTGGCGACGTCCACCCGGGCGCAGTATTACCGGGCCCGCGATGCGGACCAGCTCAAGGCCATCTACGAGGAGATCGCCACCCGGCTCGGCGCGAGCTACTCGCTCGTCTACGAGAGCGATCGTCGCCTGCCGGACGGCACGTTGCGGCCGGTCAGCATCGCCCACGCCACCAGCAAGAAGGCCGCCGAGACCGCGGTCTTCATCCCGGGCATGGTCGTCCCCGCCCCGGGGTGGTCCCCGCTCTTCCTGGCGATACTCGCCGTCCTGGCGGTCATGGCCGTCCTCCCTTCGTGGGCCGCTCGCCGCGTTGCGTCTCGCTGA
- a CDS encoding FHA domain-containing protein: MPAPAGTANEMWILEIVRGREPGRTYSLAAGETILGNALGGMPGLDLSGQEPTSSPRRMAARQASVTLSGGGPSIRDLDSPGGTFVNRQRLFSAQARPLQPGDLIQLGGVQLEVKRVAAPAPPPPRQPAPERPRSAPSPAPAPLPQPRAASPSPGPPVGGGLPAPYTLGGATCRAWDDFLPLAAQRWRALRDELTSGRLADFLRRIGRPDLLPSATATGDPDERLDAWLAGLPVTRPSGPELDVHPATIVIRTSVVGTVRQTLRITNVGFRLLRSQVSVEAPPATRPGASQPRIRVSPGFASTPFATIDETDVPIEVDLPDEPSRGASGEALGAVVVRSNGGVRRVEVRAERPPRAEAIPEPFDAAASSPPSTHAAAAMTWARPVGKRVASQSLGRRVLAAAIALMLFRALVMASGLLPTLLGSTSPLGHWAELRLAGMAMVLAAAGALLGAAWILRGSPGEPSAAGDLIPAAFAGALLGVFAAAIGYAVIQSVEAPLGPLSSTSVAVVSLWGVVGAGLGLLSWIAIPPDRPASSPAPEAPR, from the coding sequence ATGCCCGCGCCCGCCGGAACTGCGAACGAGATGTGGATCCTGGAGATCGTCCGGGGGCGGGAGCCCGGCCGGACGTACTCGCTCGCGGCGGGGGAGACGATCCTCGGGAATGCCCTCGGGGGCATGCCGGGGCTCGACCTGTCGGGCCAGGAGCCGACGTCCTCTCCGCGGCGGATGGCGGCGAGGCAGGCCAGCGTGACCCTCTCCGGTGGCGGGCCGTCGATCCGGGACCTGGACAGCCCGGGAGGTACGTTCGTCAATCGCCAGCGCCTCTTCAGCGCCCAGGCCCGCCCGCTCCAGCCCGGCGACCTGATCCAGCTCGGCGGCGTGCAGCTCGAGGTCAAGCGCGTCGCGGCACCCGCTCCCCCGCCCCCGCGGCAGCCCGCGCCGGAACGGCCGCGGTCTGCGCCCTCGCCGGCGCCGGCTCCGTTGCCCCAGCCGAGGGCCGCATCGCCCTCGCCGGGGCCCCCGGTCGGGGGGGGATTGCCGGCGCCGTACACGCTGGGCGGGGCGACCTGCCGGGCCTGGGACGATTTCCTGCCGCTGGCGGCCCAGCGCTGGCGGGCGCTCCGCGACGAGCTGACCTCGGGCCGGCTGGCGGACTTCCTGCGGCGGATCGGCCGGCCCGACCTGCTCCCCTCCGCGACGGCGACGGGCGACCCCGACGAGCGGCTCGACGCGTGGCTGGCAGGACTCCCCGTCACGCGCCCGAGCGGGCCGGAGCTGGACGTCCACCCCGCGACGATCGTCATCCGCACGTCAGTCGTGGGCACGGTCCGGCAGACGCTCCGGATCACCAACGTGGGCTTCCGGCTCCTCCGCAGCCAGGTGAGCGTCGAGGCGCCGCCGGCCACGCGGCCCGGTGCCTCCCAGCCCCGGATCCGCGTGTCCCCCGGGTTCGCCTCGACGCCGTTCGCGACGATCGACGAGACCGACGTGCCCATCGAGGTGGACCTGCCGGACGAGCCCTCGCGGGGCGCGTCGGGCGAGGCCCTGGGCGCGGTCGTCGTCCGGAGCAACGGCGGGGTGAGGCGGGTGGAGGTGAGGGCGGAGCGGCCCCCCCGGGCCGAGGCGATCCCCGAGCCCTTCGACGCGGCCGCCTCCTCGCCGCCGTCGACGCACGCGGCGGCGGCCATGACGTGGGCGCGGCCGGTCGGGAAGCGGGTCGCCTCGCAATCGCTCGGCCGTCGCGTCCTGGCCGCGGCGATCGCGCTGATGCTCTTCCGAGCCCTGGTGATGGCATCGGGGCTGCTGCCGACGCTCCTGGGCTCGACATCTCCGCTGGGGCACTGGGCGGAGCTGCGGCTGGCGGGCATGGCTATGGTCCTCGCCGCGGCGGGGGCGTTGCTCGGGGCGGCTTGGATCCTGCGAGGCAGCCCCGGCGAGCCCTCGGCCGCCGGCGACCTGATCCCCGCGGCGTTCGCCGGCGCCTTGCTCGGCGTCTTCGCCGCCGCGATCGGCTACGCCGTCATCCAGAGCGTGGAAGCTCCCCTCGGCCCCCTGTCGAGCACCTCGGTCGCGGTCGTCTCGCTCTGGGGCGTCGTCGGCGCCGGCCTCGGGCTCCTCTCCTGGATCGCGATCCCGCCCGATCGGCCCGCATCATCCCCCGCCCCGGAGGCCCCCCGATGA
- a CDS encoding FHA domain-containing protein, translating to MTRTTPATSPRPTEPSPQAGPGSTPASPSPRLAGRASRRQAYDLALAGAIGALLGLYLYVELVQASSVNVRDALAGLLIGGSVGSFLGACGPFRDGAWRRLARAVAWGVPAAAIGGALGLVLGEQVIGLFQGGILGRACSWAVLGLGIGVGQGIAGRSRQRLVMGLIGGGIGGFVGGMSFEAIRVAMGNRTELGQALGIVILGAGLGLSLALVEQALRRAWIQVLSGRQEGRTYLLDRPICRLGLDERAEVGIFGDPGVARQHARILGGPHGYAIEHLAAAASSRLNGKAFTGTETLRDGDRIELGQTVLLFRQR from the coding sequence ATGACCAGGACGACCCCCGCGACCTCCCCGAGGCCCACGGAGCCGTCCCCCCAGGCCGGCCCGGGCTCGACGCCGGCGAGCCCGTCCCCGCGACTCGCCGGCCGGGCGAGCCGGCGACAGGCCTACGACCTGGCGCTGGCCGGGGCGATCGGCGCGCTGCTGGGACTCTACCTCTACGTGGAGCTGGTGCAGGCGAGCTCCGTCAACGTCCGCGACGCGCTGGCCGGCCTCCTGATCGGCGGCTCGGTCGGCTCCTTCCTGGGCGCCTGCGGGCCGTTCCGGGACGGGGCCTGGCGGCGGCTGGCCCGGGCGGTGGCCTGGGGCGTGCCTGCCGCGGCGATCGGGGGCGCTCTCGGCCTGGTGCTCGGCGAGCAGGTCATCGGTCTCTTCCAGGGCGGCATCCTCGGGCGGGCGTGCTCGTGGGCGGTCCTCGGGCTCGGCATCGGAGTGGGGCAGGGGATCGCCGGGCGGTCGCGGCAGCGGCTCGTCATGGGGCTCATCGGCGGCGGCATCGGCGGGTTCGTCGGCGGCATGAGCTTCGAGGCGATCCGCGTTGCGATGGGGAACCGCACCGAACTGGGCCAGGCGCTCGGGATCGTCATCCTGGGGGCCGGCCTGGGCCTCTCGCTCGCCCTGGTGGAGCAGGCGCTCCGCCGGGCCTGGATCCAGGTGCTGAGCGGCCGGCAGGAGGGCAGGACGTACCTCCTCGACCGGCCCATCTGCCGCCTCGGCCTGGACGAGCGCGCCGAGGTCGGCATCTTCGGCGACCCCGGCGTGGCCCGCCAGCACGCGCGGATCCTCGGCGGCCCCCACGGCTACGCGATCGAGCACCTCGCGGCCGCGGCCTCGTCGAGGCTCAACGGCAAGGCCTTCACGGGGACCGAGACGCTCCGCGACGGCGACCGGATCGAGCTCGGCCAGACCGTCCTGCTCTTCCGACAGCGCTGA
- a CDS encoding Hsp70 family protein — MATFVGIDLGTTNSVVAHRDRHGRPEVIPNREGANITPSVVYFGTEPPAVGHEAKEYARLGDSEIASFFKPHMGSALYQLQFGDRTYDATDLSAIVLKRLKEDAEAALGEEADRAVITVPAYFGDAQRKATIEAGEAAGFRVLRIVNEPTAATLAYGLNRGDAPDETVLIYDLGGGTFDVTVARIAHGDVAVLSTAGDHDLGGKNWDDRIATFLSDRFAAETGFDPLDDPVALNEVLVRSEQAKWALSERAATRITLQLGAERKTFELSRAEFEAMTAPLMDRTRRLTEEALGEANLDWRRLDGVLLVGGSTRMPMVRSYVAGMAGKPPRTGVNVDEVVALGAAVQAAIEVGESIGDALPRFTLGAVAVGKGAHAPAAAPRVTDVMSHSLGTIAVSADGSAYQNDIVIRRNLPIPARNTKTYLHATHGGANSRLEVYLTQGESESPLDCTILGKYVFDGISPTDAEVMVDVGLSYDANGVVQVSATQRDTGHRLALEVEPVPDDMTWLALPPAAVAEAAGAGMPERIRVILLMDVSSSMIGGPLAEAQTAAREFLDRCDFTTMEVGLISFSSMVALQCAATSNVRRLYAAVGRLEAEGSTNLTDALEMARGQLAATDARRYIVMLTDGFPDAPESAVEQALAARQQGIEVVAIGTGDADREYLGRLASSERASIFARSGELVQAFGHIARMIAEGGRGLRVLS; from the coding sequence ATGGCCACGTTCGTCGGCATCGACCTGGGGACGACCAACTCGGTCGTGGCGCACCGCGACCGCCACGGCCGGCCGGAGGTCATCCCCAACCGGGAGGGGGCGAACATCACGCCCTCGGTCGTCTACTTCGGGACGGAGCCGCCGGCCGTCGGGCACGAGGCGAAGGAGTACGCCCGGCTCGGGGACTCGGAGATCGCCAGCTTCTTCAAGCCCCACATGGGCTCGGCGCTCTACCAGCTCCAGTTCGGCGACCGGACCTACGACGCCACGGACCTCTCGGCCATCGTCCTGAAGCGGCTCAAGGAGGACGCCGAGGCGGCCCTGGGCGAGGAGGCGGACCGCGCCGTGATCACGGTGCCGGCCTACTTCGGCGACGCCCAGCGGAAGGCCACGATCGAGGCCGGCGAGGCGGCGGGCTTCCGCGTCCTGCGGATCGTCAACGAGCCGACCGCCGCGACGCTCGCCTACGGCCTGAACCGGGGCGATGCGCCCGACGAGACGGTCCTGATCTACGACCTGGGCGGCGGCACCTTCGACGTGACCGTGGCCCGGATCGCCCACGGCGACGTCGCCGTCCTGTCCACGGCCGGGGACCACGACCTCGGCGGGAAGAACTGGGACGACCGCATCGCGACGTTCCTCTCCGACCGGTTCGCCGCCGAGACCGGCTTCGACCCGCTCGACGACCCGGTGGCCCTGAACGAGGTCCTCGTCCGCAGCGAGCAGGCCAAGTGGGCCCTCTCCGAGCGGGCGGCCACGCGGATCACCCTCCAGCTCGGCGCCGAGCGGAAGACGTTCGAGCTCTCCCGGGCCGAGTTCGAGGCGATGACGGCCCCGCTGATGGACCGCACCCGGCGTCTCACCGAGGAGGCCCTCGGCGAGGCGAACCTCGACTGGCGCCGGCTCGACGGCGTCCTCCTCGTCGGCGGATCCACGCGGATGCCCATGGTCCGCTCGTACGTCGCCGGGATGGCGGGCAAGCCGCCCCGCACCGGCGTCAACGTGGACGAGGTCGTCGCCCTCGGCGCGGCGGTCCAGGCGGCCATCGAGGTGGGCGAGTCCATCGGCGACGCCCTGCCCAGGTTCACGCTGGGCGCAGTCGCCGTCGGCAAGGGCGCGCACGCGCCCGCGGCGGCCCCCCGCGTCACCGACGTCATGTCGCACAGCCTGGGGACGATCGCAGTCAGCGCGGACGGGTCGGCCTACCAGAACGACATCGTGATCCGCCGGAACCTCCCGATCCCGGCCCGGAACACGAAGACGTATCTGCACGCGACGCACGGCGGCGCGAACTCCCGCCTGGAGGTCTACCTGACTCAGGGGGAGAGCGAGTCGCCGCTCGACTGCACGATCCTCGGGAAATACGTGTTCGACGGCATCTCCCCGACCGATGCCGAGGTCATGGTGGACGTGGGGCTCTCGTACGACGCCAACGGCGTCGTGCAGGTGTCCGCGACCCAGCGCGACACGGGCCACCGGCTCGCCCTGGAGGTCGAGCCGGTGCCCGACGACATGACCTGGCTGGCCCTGCCGCCGGCCGCCGTCGCGGAGGCCGCCGGCGCGGGGATGCCGGAGCGGATCCGCGTCATCCTCCTCATGGACGTCTCCTCGAGCATGATCGGCGGCCCGCTCGCCGAGGCCCAGACCGCGGCCCGCGAGTTCCTGGACCGTTGCGACTTCACGACGATGGAGGTCGGACTCATCTCGTTCTCCTCGATGGTCGCGCTCCAGTGCGCCGCGACGAGCAACGTGCGGCGCCTGTACGCGGCGGTCGGCCGGCTCGAGGCCGAGGGCTCGACGAACCTGACCGACGCCCTGGAGATGGCACGCGGCCAGCTCGCGGCGACCGACGCGAGGCGGTACATCGTCATGCTCACCGACGGATTCCCCGACGCGCCGGAGAGCGCGGTGGAGCAGGCCCTGGCGGCCCGCCAGCAGGGCATCGAGGTCGTGGCGATCGGCACCGGCGACGCCGATCGCGAGTACCTCGGCCGGCTGGCCAGCAGCGAGCGGGCCTCGATCTTCGCCCGCAGCGGCGAGCTCGTGCAGGCGTTCGGCCACATCGCGCGGATGATCGCCGAGGGGGGCCGCGGCCTGCGGGTGCTCTCATGA
- a CDS encoding Hsp70 family protein — MSQGEGQGLKRVYGIDLGTTYSAIAYVDEHGKAVVVPNQESERITPSVVLFDGDSVIVGNTAKESAKVEPHRVVSRVKQHMGDPNFVFEYEGKSYGPEDISSFILRKVTGDAALALPGEDVADVVITCPAYFGTPEREATANAGRLAGLNVRAILNEPTAAAIAYGLEQGEDQTVLVYDLGGGTFDITMIEIKDRLIRVICTGGDHRLGGTLWDEAIVMYLAEQFREQTGEESDPLDDPEVLNDLFLQAERGKKTLTQREKAPFRVTHAGKQARVELDRPKFEEITRHLLDRTIELTREMLADARAKGHASFDKIILVGGATRMPQVHARLVAEFEKEPESYDPDEAVAKGAALYGLKESLHDEVSSILAAGRDGEAGGAGAADSGPIDLSDVPEEEVAKALDHLEKQLGFTLTGPVRELVGTRIVNVLSKSLGVVARDDQSREVVVYLLPRNSEVPLERMTDFGTDAANQAAVDIRVMSGERDSTEPADCQEVGTATLNLPEQLPARSPIRVKFAINQDGRLNVSAVDLTAGGSIDVEFQTEAVLNSDEVEERSTALRLLTVS; from the coding sequence GTGTCTCAGGGTGAAGGCCAGGGTCTGAAGCGGGTGTACGGGATCGACCTGGGGACGACGTATTCGGCGATCGCATACGTGGACGAGCACGGCAAGGCGGTCGTCGTCCCCAACCAGGAGAGCGAGCGGATCACGCCGTCGGTCGTGCTTTTCGACGGGGACAGCGTGATCGTCGGCAACACGGCCAAGGAGTCCGCCAAGGTCGAGCCGCACCGCGTCGTCTCACGCGTCAAGCAGCACATGGGCGACCCCAACTTCGTCTTCGAGTACGAGGGGAAGTCCTACGGCCCGGAGGACATCTCCTCGTTCATCCTCCGCAAGGTCACCGGCGACGCGGCGCTGGCGCTCCCCGGCGAGGACGTGGCCGACGTGGTGATCACCTGCCCGGCCTACTTCGGCACCCCGGAGCGGGAGGCCACGGCCAACGCCGGCCGGCTCGCCGGGCTGAACGTCCGGGCCATCCTCAACGAGCCGACGGCCGCCGCGATCGCCTACGGCCTGGAGCAGGGCGAGGACCAGACGGTCCTCGTGTACGACCTGGGCGGCGGCACGTTCGACATCACGATGATCGAGATCAAGGACCGCCTGATCCGCGTCATCTGCACCGGCGGCGACCATCGCCTCGGCGGCACGCTCTGGGACGAGGCGATCGTCATGTACCTGGCCGAGCAGTTCCGCGAGCAGACCGGCGAGGAGTCCGACCCGCTCGACGACCCGGAGGTCCTCAACGATCTGTTCCTCCAGGCCGAGCGCGGCAAGAAGACCCTGACCCAGCGCGAGAAGGCGCCATTCCGCGTCACCCACGCCGGCAAGCAGGCCCGCGTCGAGCTGGACCGGCCCAAGTTCGAGGAGATCACCCGCCACCTCCTCGACCGCACGATCGAGCTGACCCGCGAGATGCTCGCCGACGCCCGCGCCAAGGGGCACGCCAGCTTCGACAAGATCATCCTCGTCGGCGGCGCGACCCGGATGCCCCAGGTCCACGCCCGGCTCGTCGCCGAGTTCGAGAAGGAGCCCGAGAGCTACGACCCGGACGAGGCCGTCGCCAAGGGCGCGGCGCTGTACGGCCTGAAGGAGTCGCTGCACGACGAGGTCTCCTCCATCCTGGCGGCCGGCCGCGACGGGGAGGCCGGCGGCGCGGGCGCCGCGGACTCCGGGCCGATCGACCTGAGCGACGTCCCCGAGGAGGAGGTCGCCAAGGCGCTCGACCACCTGGAGAAGCAGCTCGGCTTCACGCTCACCGGCCCGGTGCGCGAGCTGGTCGGCACGCGGATCGTCAACGTCCTGTCCAAGAGCCTGGGCGTCGTCGCCCGCGACGACCAGAGCCGGGAGGTGGTCGTCTACCTCCTGCCTAGGAACTCCGAGGTGCCCCTGGAGCGGATGACCGACTTCGGCACCGACGCCGCCAACCAGGCGGCCGTGGACATCCGCGTCATGTCCGGCGAGCGGGACAGCACGGAGCCGGCCGATTGCCAGGAGGTCGGCACGGCCACGCTGAACCTCCCCGAGCAGCTCCCGGCCCGCAGCCCCATCCGGGTCAAGTTCGCGATCAACCAGGACGGCCGGCTGAACGTCTCGGCCGTCGACCTGACCGCCGGGGGCTCCATCGACGTCGAGTTCCAGACCGAGGCGGTCCTGAACTCCGACGAGGTCGAGGAGCGGTCCACGGCCCTGCGGCTGCTGACCGTATCATGA
- the cysK gene encoding cysteine synthase A, with protein sequence MAQDDAVASRGRIFDDITQTIGNTPLIRLRNVTDGARAQVVAKLESANPLWSVKDRIAVAMIDDGEKAGKITKDTVIVEPTSGNTGIGLAFTCAARGYRLVVTMPESMSLERRRLIKAFGAEIVLTPAAEGMPGAVRKAEEVLRNTPNAFMPQQFKNPANPEIHRRTTAEEIWRDTDGKVDILVAGVGTGGTITGCGEVLKARKPGLQVVAVEPLNSPVINQARHKEPLRPGQHKIQGIGAGFIPDVLNLEVIDQVVTVRDDEAFEMTRRLAKEEGMLCGISCGAATAGAVAVARKPENEGKLIVVVLPDLGERYLSTPLFPE encoded by the coding sequence ATGGCCCAGGATGACGCCGTCGCGAGCCGCGGGCGGATCTTTGACGACATCACCCAGACGATCGGAAACACGCCCCTGATCCGGCTGAGGAACGTGACCGACGGGGCGAGGGCCCAGGTCGTCGCCAAGCTGGAGAGCGCCAACCCGCTCTGGTCGGTGAAGGACCGGATCGCGGTGGCGATGATCGACGACGGGGAGAAGGCCGGCAAGATCACCAAGGACACGGTGATCGTGGAGCCGACCAGCGGGAACACGGGCATCGGCCTGGCCTTCACGTGCGCCGCCCGGGGCTATCGGCTGGTCGTGACGATGCCCGAGAGCATGAGCCTGGAGCGGCGGCGGCTGATCAAGGCCTTCGGGGCTGAGATCGTCCTGACGCCCGCCGCCGAGGGGATGCCCGGCGCGGTCCGCAAGGCGGAGGAGGTCCTCCGGAATACGCCCAACGCGTTCATGCCGCAGCAGTTCAAGAACCCGGCGAACCCGGAGATCCACCGCCGGACGACGGCCGAGGAGATCTGGAGGGACACCGACGGCAAGGTGGACATCCTCGTCGCGGGGGTGGGCACGGGCGGCACGATCACCGGCTGCGGCGAGGTGCTCAAGGCCCGCAAGCCCGGCCTCCAGGTCGTGGCCGTGGAGCCGCTGAACTCGCCGGTGATCAACCAGGCCCGCCACAAGGAGCCGCTCCGACCGGGGCAGCACAAGATCCAGGGCATCGGCGCGGGGTTCATCCCGGACGTGCTCAATCTGGAGGTCATCGACCAGGTCGTGACCGTCCGCGACGACGAGGCCTTCGAGATGACGCGACGGCTCGCGAAGGAAGAGGGAATGCTCTGCGGCATCTCCTGCGGGGCCGCCACGGCGGGCGCCGTCGCCGTGGCCCGGAAGCCGGAGAACGAGGGGAAGCTGATCGTCGTCGTCCTCCCCGACCTCGGCGAGCGTTACCTATCGACGCCGCTCTTCCCCGAATGA
- a CDS encoding Mov34/MPN/PAD-1 family protein: MSDAEGPAAGATRPLEIPRAHCEAMIAHCRAESPLECCGLLGGRSPRVSAFFALPNVAAQGETRYEADPIAVIEAARTLREEGKEILAIYHSHPRWQAIPSRTDLELNYWGEMPRIIVSLLSEPPEIRAWRLDPESFEELPWTLIESDG, from the coding sequence ATGAGCGATGCAGAGGGGCCGGCCGCGGGGGCCACGCGCCCGCTGGAGATCCCCCGCGCCCATTGCGAGGCCATGATCGCCCACTGCCGCGCCGAGAGCCCGCTCGAGTGCTGCGGCCTGCTCGGCGGACGCTCGCCGCGCGTCTCCGCGTTCTTCGCGCTGCCGAACGTCGCCGCCCAGGGCGAGACCCGCTACGAGGCCGATCCGATCGCGGTCATCGAGGCGGCGAGGACGCTCCGCGAGGAGGGCAAGGAAATCCTGGCGATCTACCACTCGCATCCGCGGTGGCAGGCGATACCGAGCCGCACCGACCTCGAGCTCAACTACTGGGGAGAGATGCCCCGGATCATCGTCTCCCTGCTGAGCGAGCCGCCCGAGATCCGCGCCTGGAGGCTCGACCCCGAGAGCTTCGAGGAACTGCCGTGGACGCTCATCGAATCGGACGGGTGA
- the hflC gene encoding protease modulator HflC gives MNTRRWIPVAVGVALILIAPLMRSVCYVVTERELAVLLQFGQPVASRTEPGLYFKLPFIQEVLRLPKTLQVWHGTHESEKLVDVPTADGKKVEVTVWAVWRISDPVQFVRTLRTVPNAESRVKEFVRSMARDTITTNNLAEIVRSTNRKMTYTLGLPPEMVAAATAAATGPAGDAKSASSLDQAIPDFVVPPEAREPIHLGRTKIMDAIRLDAQHGLAQDGKNDAQIQGRGRGIELVDVGLSRIEFVPQVREAAFDRAVSLMEAIAAKTIAEGQQRKQEILNRTQAEVQKIEGEGKQEANILKGKADADIIDAYAKAIRETGEFYTFVRTLEAYKEALKGDTRLILTTDSSLLRMIKSLDPPGPRPTPGPTADAPSRTAASLSAGK, from the coding sequence ATGAACACGCGTCGCTGGATCCCGGTCGCCGTCGGCGTCGCCCTCATCCTGATCGCACCCTTGATGAGGTCGGTCTGCTATGTGGTGACCGAGCGCGAGCTCGCCGTGCTCCTCCAGTTCGGCCAGCCGGTCGCCAGCCGCACCGAGCCGGGGCTGTACTTCAAGCTGCCGTTCATCCAGGAAGTCCTCCGCCTGCCCAAGACCCTCCAGGTCTGGCACGGCACGCACGAGTCCGAGAAGCTGGTGGACGTGCCCACGGCCGACGGCAAGAAGGTGGAGGTCACCGTCTGGGCCGTCTGGCGGATCAGCGACCCCGTCCAGTTCGTCCGGACGCTCCGCACGGTCCCCAACGCCGAGTCCCGCGTGAAGGAGTTCGTGCGCAGCATGGCCCGCGACACCATCACCACGAACAACCTCGCGGAGATCGTCCGCAGCACCAACCGGAAGATGACCTACACCCTGGGCCTGCCGCCGGAGATGGTCGCCGCCGCCACGGCCGCCGCGACCGGCCCGGCCGGGGATGCGAAGTCCGCCAGTTCGCTCGATCAGGCGATCCCCGACTTCGTCGTCCCGCCGGAGGCGAGGGAGCCCATCCACCTCGGCCGCACGAAGATCATGGACGCGATCCGGCTGGACGCGCAGCACGGCCTGGCCCAGGACGGCAAGAACGATGCGCAGATCCAGGGCCGGGGCCGCGGCATCGAGCTGGTGGACGTCGGCCTGTCCCGGATCGAGTTCGTCCCCCAGGTCCGCGAGGCCGCCTTCGACCGCGCGGTCTCCCTGATGGAGGCGATCGCCGCCAAGACCATCGCCGAGGGCCAGCAGCGCAAGCAGGAGATCCTCAACAGGACCCAGGCCGAGGTGCAGAAGATTGAGGGCGAGGGCAAGCAGGAGGCGAACATCCTCAAGGGCAAGGCCGACGCGGACATCATCGACGCCTACGCGAAGGCCATCCGCGAGACGGGGGAGTTCTACACGTTCGTCCGCACGCTGGAAGCCTACAAGGAGGCCCTCAAGGGGGACACGCGGCTGATCCTCACGACCGACAGCTCGCTGCTGAGGATGATCAAGTCCCTGGATCCGCCCGGCCCGCGGCCCACGCCCGGTCCCACGGCCGATGCCCCGAGCCGAACCGCCGCGAGCCTCTCCGCCGGCAAGTAG